The following proteins are encoded in a genomic region of Liolophura sinensis isolate JHLJ2023 chromosome 5, CUHK_Ljap_v2, whole genome shotgun sequence:
- the LOC135465669 gene encoding cAMP-regulated D2 protein-like, whose product MMGRMILLVALTLLVPSVTSGPVVRTKYGAVEGVASNLSQNFLGIPFAAPPVGSLRWQPPAEPKPWGSSVYDGTKFKPGCPQVFCDLMNPAMVCPNKTSEDCLYLNIYTPLDAEPSSNLPVMVFIHGGNFVHMSAGSLLFRGDIFVNKSNVILVTIDYRMGALGFLVTGRQSYDAKGNYGIMDQRMALKWVQENIEAFGGNPNEVTLFGQSAGAQSTIVHLMSEKSSPYFQKAIVESAPFTIPFKEFAEAIVLSDYFAEILNCGEGNIACLRTKTAEEIAQAQFKSRSKIASLKFLEEFEPWGPWVDGDEIKMEPVEAYEKGKFFDKPLIIGTTSEETRIYIYEAWKKRVTTPQYALVVATVSPSHVVEILYEYPPDDPTDERDNLALLATDFVFVCSTRHVTRAALKKNTTDVWLYLYDHAFSFPGWEPHFNFCQGHVCHGSDMPLVFQTASYAGFQFTQDELILSDDLITYFTNFAKSGNPNTPGVGKHSSPTKRQEQILNWPNYNSDNGWPLMRLMTPSNKLDPDFNAPYCDFWDRVGYKA is encoded by the exons ATGATGGGAAGGATGATTCTACTTGTAGCTCTGACTCTGCTCGTCCCCTCCGTAACATCAGGCCCCGTAGTGAGAACTAAGTATGGGGCTGTGGAAGGCGTGGCCTCAAATCTCTCCCAAAACTTTCTGGGCATTCCCTTTGCAGCGCCGCCTGTTGGCAGCTTACG ATGGCAACCGCCGGCGGAGCCGAAGCCTTGGGGATCCTCAGTGTACGATGGCACGAAATTCAAACCCGGATGCCCACAAGTGTTCTGCGACTTAATGAACCCTGCTATGGTTTGTCCCAATAAG ACATCGGAAGACTGTCTCTACCTGAACATCTACACGCCTTTAGACGCTGAGCCTTCGTCAAACCTTCCAGTCATGGTTTTCATCCATGGGGGTAACTTCGTGCACATGTCCGCGGGCTCATTGCTTTTCCGTGGGGACATATTCGTCAACAAGAGTAATGTTATCCTCGTTACCATTGACTACCGAATGG GTGCTCTGGGATTTCTTGTCACCGGACGACAGAGTTATGACGCCAAAGGAAACTATGGAATTATGGACCAGAGAATGGCTCTCAAATGGGTACAGGAAAACATTGAGGCATTTGGCGGAAATCCAAATGAG GTAACGCTGTTTGGGCAAAGCGCCGGAGCACAGTCTACCATTGTCCACCTGATGTCTGAGAAAAGTTCGCCGTATTTCCAGAAGGCCATAGTAGAAAGCGCACCATTTACAATTCCATTCAAAGAGTTCGCCGAGGCAATTGTACTAAGCGACTACTTTGCGGAAATCCTGAACTGTGGCGAGGGCAATATTGCCTGTCTTCGCACCAAGACAGCGGAAGAGATAGCCCAGGCTCAGTTTAAGTCCCGCAGCAAAATTGCTTCTCTCAAGTTTCTGGAGGAGTTTGAGCCATGGGGCCCGTGGGTGGACGGAGACGAGATAAAGATGGAGCCCGTAGAGGCGTACGAGAAGGGCAAGTTTTTCGACAAGCCACTCATTATCGGTACGACGTCTGAAGAAACTCGAATATACATATACGAAGCTTGGAAAAAGAGAGTTACGACCCCTCAATATGCGCTAGTCGTCGCCACTGTGTCGCCTAGTCACGTGGTTGAGATCCTGTATGAGTATCCGCCGGACGATCCGACCGACGAGAGGGACAACTTGGCCCTTCTGGCAACGGACTTTGTGTTCGTCTGCTCGACGCGCCACGTGACTCGCGCTGCGCTGAAAAAGAACACAACGGACGTGTGGCTCTATCTGTATGACCACGCCTTCTCATTTCCGGGGTGGGAGCCTCACTTTAATTTCTGTCAGGGCCATGTCTGCCATGGGTCCGACATGCCGCTAGTCTTTCAGACAGCCTCCTACGCCGGCTTTCAGTTCACTCAGGACGAACTGATCCTTTCTGATGACCTAATAACTTACTTCACGAATTTCGCAAAGTCAGGCAACCCGAACACTCCTGGAGTTGGTAAGCACAGCAGCCCTACAAAGCGCCAAGAACAGATATTGAACTGGCCTAATTATAACTCAGACAACGGCTGGCCACTAATGCGATTGATGACCCCAAGCAACAAATTAGACCCAGACTTTAATGCTCCATACTGTGACTTCTGGGACAGAGTCGGATATAAAGCTTAA